The Nerophis lumbriciformis linkage group LG34, RoL_Nlum_v2.1, whole genome shotgun sequence genome includes a window with the following:
- the ptrhd1 gene encoding putative peptidyl-tRNA hydrolase PTRHD1, protein MAVSGAAESPRLNRLVQYVVVRSDLVHKLSWPLGAVVAQGCHAAMAAIHLHYTDGDTQRYLAELDDMHKVVLGAPDEAALSALSETLTQAGVAHKLWIEQPENTPTCLALKPYPKERVQPLLCKFKLLK, encoded by the exons ATGGCGGTTTCAGGCGCCGCTGAGTCCCCGAGGCTAAACCGCCTGGTCCAGTATGTTGTCGTCCGCTCGGACCTGGTCCACAAGCTGTCCTGGCCCCTGGGAGCCGTGGTAGCACAAGGTTGCCACGCTGCCATGGCCGCCATCCACTTGCACTACACCGACGGTGACACGCAGCGCTATCTGGCGGAGCTCGACGACATGCACAAAGTAGTGCTCGGG GCTCCAGACGAAGCCGCCCTCTCGGCTTTATCAGAGACTCTGACCCAGGCTGGCGTGGCCCACAAGCTCTGGATCGAGCAGCCAGAGAACACCCCTACATGTCTGGCCCTCAAACCCTACCCCAAAGAAAGAGTGCAGCCGCTGCTATGCAAATTCAAACTCTTAAAATGA